Proteins encoded within one genomic window of Brassica rapa cultivar Chiifu-401-42 chromosome A09, CAAS_Brap_v3.01, whole genome shotgun sequence:
- the LOC103843324 gene encoding receptor-like protein kinase 7 produces the protein MSPTSRNFGFFFLLLVLSLLSIVSSDDLQVLLKIRSSLLDSNPNVLDSWKPTSNPCSFAGVTCNSNRSVTEIDLSRRGLSGNFPFPFLCDLTSLEKLSLGFNSLSGPVPSDMNNCTSLKYLDLGNNFFSGPVPDLSSLSHLQYLYLNSSAFSGTFPWKSLQNAKELVVLSLGDNPFDTTPFPEEIVSLTKLTWLYLSNCSITGVIPPKIGDLTELRSLEISDSFLTGVIPPEIVKLNKLWRLEIYNNNLTGKIPPGFGTMTNLTYLDISTNSLEGDLSELRSLTNLISLQLFENRLTGEIPPEFGEFKYLVNLSLYTNKLTGPIPQGLGSLADFDFIDASENQLTGPIPPDMCKRGKMTAVLLLQNNLTGSIPETYADCLTLERFRVSDNSLTGTVPVKLWGLPKVVIIDLAMNNLEGPVTADIKNAKMLGTLNLAFNKFSDELPEEIGDVEALTKVEINDNRFSGEIPSSIGKLKGLSSLKMQSNGFSGSIPDSIGSCSALSDLNMAENALSGEIPHTLGSFPTLNALNLSDNKLSGKIPESLTSLRLSLLDLSNNRLSGRVPLSLSSYTGSFNGNPGLCSMTIKSLNRCVNSPGSRRGDTRIFVLCIVIGSMILLASLVCFLYLKKSEKKERRRTLRHESWSIKSFRKMSFTEDDIIDSIKEENLIGRGGCGDVYRVVLSDGKELAVKHIRSSSSDTKNFSSTLPILTEKEGRSKEFETEVETLSSIRHLNVVKLYCSITSDDSSLLVYEYMPNGSLYDMLHSCKKSNLGWETRYDIALGAAKGLEYLHHGYERPVIHRDVKSSNILLDESFKPRIADFGLAKILQTNNGDLHSTHVVAGTYGYIAPEYGYSSKVNEKCDVYSFGVVLIELVTGKKPIEAEFGESKDIVHWVSNKLKSKESVMEIVDKKIGEMYREDAIKLLRVAILCTARQPGLRPTMRSVVHMIEDAEPCRLMGIVISKESDVKVKEIS, from the exons ATGTCTCCGACGTCTCGTAATTTTggattcttcttcctcctcctcgtcCTCTCTCTGCTCTCCATCGTTTCCTCAGACGATCTCCAAGTCCTACTCAAGATCAGATCCTCTCTCCTCGACTCAAACCCCAACGTCTTAGATTCATGGAAACCGACTTCCAATCCATGCTCCTTCGCCGGAGTAACCTGCAATTCTAACCGCTCCGTTACAGAGATCGACCTCTCTCGCCGCGGCTTATCCGGAAACTTCCCGTTCCCTTTCCTCTGCGATCTCACGTCTCTCGAGAAGCTATCTCTCGGATTCAACTCACTCTCAGGCCCCGTCCCGAGCGATATGAACAACTGCACGAGCCTCAAGTACTTAGATCTCGGCAACAACTTCTTCTCCGGCCCTGTCCCTGATCTCTCCTCTCTGAGTCACTTACAGTATCTCTACCTAAACAGCAGCGCGTTCTCAGGCACCTTCCCGTGGAAATCTCTCCAAAACGCGAAAGAGCTCGTCGTTTTAAGCCTCGGGGACAATCCCTTCGATACGACGCCGTTTCCTGAAGAAATCGTTTCTCTGACGAAGCTGACGTGGCTTTACTTGTCTAACTGCAGCATCACCGGCGTAATCCCTCCGAAGATCGGAGACTTGACGGAGCTTCGGAGCTTGGAGATCTCCGACAGCTTTCTCACCGGCGTTATCCCCCCGGAGATCGTGAAGCTCAACAAACTCTGGCGGTTAGAGATTTACAACAACAACTTAACCGGGAAGATTCCTCCCGGTTTTGGCACCATGACGAATCTCACTTACTTGGATATTTCAACGAATAGTCTAGAAGGAGATTTATCGGAGCTCAGATCGTTAACCAATTTGATTTCGTTACAGCTCTTCGAAAACCGGTTAACCGGTGAGATCCCACCCGAGTTCGGAGAATTTAAATATCTCGTCAACCTCTCGCTGTATACCAACAAGTTAACCGGTCCGATACCTCAAGGACTCGGTTCGCTAGCCGATTTTGATTTCATCGATGCTTCGGAGAATCAGTTAACCGGACCGATTCCTCCGGATATGTGTAAACGAGGGAAGATGACAGCTGTCCTTCTGTTACAAAACAATCTCACGGGATCCATACCTGAGACGTACGCCGACTGTTTGACTTTGGAGCGGTTCAGAGTTAGCGATAACTCGTTAACCGGAACAGTTCCGGTTAAACTCTGGGGGTTACCGAAGGTGGTGATTATCGACTTAGCGATGAACAACTTGGAAGGTCCGGTCACGGCGGATATAAAGAACGCGAAGATGCTCGGGACGTTGAATCTAGCGTTCAACAAGTTCTCCGATGAGCTGCCTGAGGAGATCGGTGACGTGGAGGCTCTGACTAAAGTTGAGATTAATGATAACCGGTTCTCCGGGGAGATTCCGAGCTCCATCGGGAAGCTGAAGGGGCTAAGCAGTTTAAAGATGCAGAGTAACGGCTTCTCCGGTTCCATACCGGACTCTATTGGATCGTGTTCGGCCCTCAGCGATCTCAACATGGCTGAAAACGCGCTGTCGGGAGAGATCCCGCACACGCTGGGATCATTCCCGACTCTCAACGCTTTGAATCTTTCGGACAACAAGCTCTCCGGGAAAATACCGGAGAGCTTGACCTCTCTACGGCTTAGCCTTCTTGATCTGTCGAACAACAGATTATCGGGCCGTGTCCCGTTGAGCTTGTCTTCGTATACCGGTAGCTTCAACGGGAACCCTGGACTCTGCAGCATGACGATCAAGTCGTTAAACCGGTGCGTTAACTCTCCAGGATCGCGTCGCGGCGACACTCGCATCTTTGTGCTGTGCATTGTTATCGGTTCGATGATCTTGCTAGCCTCTCTTGTGTGTTTCTTGTACCTCAAGAAAAGCGAGAAGAAGGAAAGGAGAAGAACGTTGAGACACGAGTCTTGGAGTATAAAGTCGTTTAGGAAGATGAGTTTCACCGAAGATGATATCATCGATTCCATCAAAGAAGAGAATTTAATCGGTAGAGGAGGTTGTGGTGACGTGTACAGAGTAGTACTCAGTGATGGTAAAGAACTCGCTGTGAAACACATTCGAAGTAGTAGTTCAGACACTAAAAACTTCAGCAGCACGTTACCTATCCTCACTGAGAAGGAAGGAAGGTCTAAAGAGTTCGAGACAGAGGTGGAGACACTAAGCTCGATACGACACTTAAACGTGGTGAAACTCTATTGTAGCATCACTAGCGACGACTCGAGCTTGCTGGTGTACGAGTACATGCCTAATGGTAGCTTGTACGACATGCTTCACTCGTGCAAGAAGTCGAATCTCGGTTGGGAAACGCGGTATGATATTGCTCTCGGTGCAGCCAAAGGGCTTGAGTACTTGCATCACGGATACGAAAGACCGGTGATTCACCGTGATGTTAAGTCGAGTAACATATTGCTAGATGAGTCCTTCAAGCCTAGGATAGCTGATTTTGGTCTTGCAAAGATTCTTCAGACCAACAATGGTGATCTTCATTCCACTCATGTCGTTGCAGGAACATATGGTTACATAGCTCCAG AGTATGGATACTCGTCGAAAGTGAATGAGAAATGCGATGTGTATAGCTTTGGAGTTGTGTTAATTGAGTTAGTAACGGGGAAGAAACCGATTGAGGCGGAGTTTGGAGAGAGCAAAGACATAGTGCATTGGGTTAGTAACAAGCTGAAGAGTAAAGAGAGTGTTATGGAGATTGTGGATAAGAAGATAGGAGAAATGTATAGAGAAGATGCAATCAAGTTGCTGAGAGTTGCAATACTATGTACTGCGAGACAACCTGGACTAAGGCCGACGATGAGGAGTGTGGTTCATATGATAGAGGACGCTGAACCGTGTAGATTGATGGGTATTGTGATTAGCAAAGAGAGTGATGTGAAGGTTAAAGAAATAAGTTGA
- the LOC103843325 gene encoding sucrose transport protein SUC4 yields the protein MSTSDQDRHHRPPPSRNRQPPRSKASKRVLLRVASVACGIQFGWALQLSLLTPYVQELGIPHAWASVIWLCGPLSGLFVQPLVGHSSDRCKSKYGRRRPFIVAGAAAIAVSVLVIGHAADIGWACGDGEGRIKPRAIVAFVLGFWILDVANNMTQGPCRALLADLTENDNRRTRVANGYFSLFMAIGNILGYATGSYNGWYKVFPFTKTVACNVECANLKSAFYIDVVFIAITTILSITAAHETPLASSPSHQTHGQQSSGGGTDEAFLTEILGTFRYFPGSVWMILLVTALTWIGWFPFILFDTDWMGREIYGGEPNQGGAYSAGVSMGALGLMLNSVFLGITSVLMEKLCRKWGAGFVWGVSNIIMAVCFLAMIVTSFVAYHIGYIGREQPPAGIVIAAVLIFTILGIPLAITYSVPYALISIRIESLGLGQGLSLGVLNLAIVIPQVIVSVGSGPWDQLFGGGNSPALAVGAAAGFIGGIVAILAIPRTRIQKPIPLP from the exons ATGTCTACTTCCGATCAAGACCGCCACCACCGACCACCGCCCTCACGCAACCGTCAACCCCCTCGATCAAAAGCCTCGAAGCGCGTGCTCCTCCGCGTCGCCTCCGTGGCGTGCGGGATACAGTTCGGGTGGGCGCTCCAGCTCTCTCTCCTCACACCTTACGTCCAAGAGCTGGGGATCCCGCACGCCTGGGCGAGCGTGATCTGGCTCTGCGGCCCTCTCTCCGGACTGTTCGTGCAGCCGCTCGTGGGACACAGCAGCGACAGGTGTAAGAGCAAGTACGGACGGCGGAGACCGTTTATAGTCGCTGGGGCCGCGGCGATCGCGGTGTCGGTTTTGGTGATAGGACACGCGGCGGATATAGGGTGGGCGTGTGGGGATGGAGAAGGGAGGATTAAGCCGAGAGCGATCGTGGCGTTTGTGTTGGGGTTTTGGATACTTGATGTTGCTAATAATATGACTCAGGGTCCTTGTAGAGCTCTCCTCGCTGATCTTACTG AGAATGATAACCGAAGAACCAGAGTAGCAAACGGCTACTTCTCCCTCTTCATGGCCATTGGCAACATTCTCGGCTACGCTACTGGATCATACAACGGTTGGTACAAAGTCTTCCCTTTCACCAAGACCGTTGCATGCAACGTCGAATGCGCCAATCTGAAGTCAGCATTCTACATAGACGTAGTCTTCATCGCAATAACCACCATCCTAAGCATCACAGCTGCTCACGAGACGCCTCTCGCTTCATCACCTTCTCATCAAACACACGGGCAACAATCCAGTGGAGGAGGAACAGACGAAGCTTTCCTCACCGAGATCCTCGGCACTTTCAGATATTTTCCGGGGAGCGTCTGGATGATCTTGCTTGTTACAGCTTTGACGTGGATCGGTTGGTTCCCGTTTATTCTGTTTGATACTGATTGGATGGGTCGAGAGATCTACGGCGGTGAGCCGAACCAAGGTGGTGCTTATAGTGCCGGGGTGAGTATGGGTGCGCTTGGTTTGATGTTGAACTCTGTTTTCCTTGGGATCACTTCGGTGCTTATGGAGAAGCTTTGTAGAAAGTGGGGAGCTGGTTTTGTCTGGGGGGTGTCAAACATCATTATGGCTGTTTGCTTTCTTGCGATGATTGTTACTTCGTTTGTTGCGTATCACATTGGCTACATTGGCCGTGAGCAGCCACCTGCGGGGATTGTAATTGCTGCAGTGTTGATCTTTACGATTCTGGGGATTCCATTGGCA ATAACTTACAGCGTTCCCTATGCGTTGATATCAATACGTATTGAGTCCTTGGGACTAGGTCAAG GCTTGTCTTTGGGTGTGCTGAATTTAGCTATAGTCATCCCACAG GTGATTGTGTCTGTTGGGAGTGGTCCTTGGGACCAACTATTTGGAGGTGGGAACTCACCGGCACTTGCAGTTGGAGCAGCTGCAGGGTTCATTGGCGGGATTGTAGCCATCTTGGCTATTCCGCGAACAAGGATTCAGAAGCCCATCCCTCTCCCTTGA